A genomic segment from Lemur catta isolate mLemCat1 chromosome 9, mLemCat1.pri, whole genome shotgun sequence encodes:
- the LOC123644749 gene encoding ERV-BabFcenv provirus ancestral Env polyprotein-like, with amino-acid sequence MVVPQLTLYGESEFGWLLMRPRSKRAIFLLLMVGLSVVSSIAASGLAGGALGHSVISAQDFADRLQLSLETRSASLDSLQRQLTSLAHVALQNQRALDLLTPEKGGTCIFLHEECYYYINESGLMEQNINKLDTLSEELHNRHGQISPTPPAGIIQSDSKPDASSSLLSSSSHPPPADSGPKPLLRPSKAGSSQKDRGSLVSLKGRNVRLVAGTPPSLMEKRRSPSYPSIPTPKLKQIPHSSHLHLLAEAARIPQS; translated from the exons ATGGTGGTCCCTCAATTAACTCTATATGGTGAGTCTGAATTCGGGTGGCTTCTCATGAGACCCCGCTCAAAACGAGCCATCTTCTTGCTGCTCATGGTGGGTCTCAGCGTGGTCTCCTCCATCGCAGCCTCAGGGCTTGCGGGAGGCGCCCTGGGCCACAGTGTCATTTCTGCCCAAGACTTTGCAGATCGCCTACAGCTATCCCTGGAAACCAGGTCCGCATCACTAGATTCCCTGCAGAGACAACTGACTTCTCTGGCTCACGTAGCTCTCCAAAACCAGAGGGCCCTGGACCTATTAACGCCTGAGAAAGGAGGAACCTGCATTTTCCTCCACGAGGAATGCTACTACTACATCAACGAGTCAGGCCTTATggaacaaaacataaacaaactcGACACCCTGAGCGAAGAGCTACACAACCGCCACGGGCAGA TTTCTCCAACGCCGcctgcaggaattatccagagtGACAGTAAACCAGATGCTTCTTCATCCCTACTCTCCTCTTCCAGTCACCCTCCACCAGCCGACTCCGGCCCAAAGCCCCTACTACgcccctcaaaagcaggaagtagccagaaagaccgcGGCTCCCTAGTATCACTAAAAGGCcggaatgtaaggctggtggcaggtacccctccctccctaatggaaaaaagaagaagcccctcctatccctcaatacccaccccaaagctgaaacaaattCCTCACTCCTCGCACCTACATCTCCTGGCCGAAGCAGCTCGcatcccccagtcctaa